One Paroedura picta isolate Pp20150507F chromosome 3, Ppicta_v3.0, whole genome shotgun sequence genomic window carries:
- the LOC143831588 gene encoding uncharacterized protein LOC143831588 encodes MRRDDSHDPGFPNAKPKVIFGMERGEEKQDLDPGNPPEGESSEELSPDDDKMASAAITVATAAVAAVKTIVGIQSRVFKRLATRRKFLRRERDDLRELGQLVESAATARLRGVVESSIDSLKAMMCSCLFQSPAVLAGLIDELYIMERAFWVQPGRSEWWEKVVLPHWDGPLWQENFRMSRQTFTELCGMLRPVLERQTTNMRAPITVEKQLAIAVWKLATPDSYRSVAECFGVGRSTVSRIVMEVCQALYDVYHHVVHLARPHEVMEGFAAKGFPHCIGAIDATHIPIIAPAHRAAEYINSKGYYSMVLQALVDHEGRFTDVYAGRSGKVHDARIFRSSPVFRAMNQGTFGPKVVMDMEGEQVEPVILGDPAYPLLPWLMTPYGGYLDPGKQRFNNTLNCCRTVVEYAFDRLRGRWRCLLSRLDVRERYAPRVIVACCILHNICEARGEPLQEGWEEVVRSVSRSYQQPERQPVYVSNPHAREIRDLFSAYLQRREQGS; translated from the exons ATGCGGAGAGACGATTCCCACGACCCAG GATTTCCAAACGCCAAACCTAAGGTCATCTTCGGCAtggagagaggggaggaaaaacaggatcTGGATCCAGGAAACCCTCCTGAAGGGGAGTCCTCAGAAG AACTGAGTCCAGATGACGACAAAATGGCTTCCGCTGCCATTACGGTTGCCACGGCAGCAGTGGCCGCGGTGAAGACGATCGTTGGAATCCAATCCCGTGTCTTCAAAAGACTGGCCACGCGGCGGAAGTTCCTGAGGCGGGAGCGGGACGACCTGCGTGAGCTTGGGCAGCTGGTCGAAAGTGCCGCCACCGCTCGCCTCCGAGGGGTCGTCGAATCGAGCATCGACTCTTTGAAAGCCATGATGTGCTCCTGCCTCTTCCAGTCACCGGCTGTCCTCGCCGGCTTGATAGATGAGCTGTACATCATGGAGCGCGCTTTCTGGGTGCAGCCGGGCCGCTCGGAGTGGTGGGAGAAGGTGGTCTTGCCGCACTGGGACGGCCCGCTGTGGCAGGAGAATTTCAGGATGAGCCGGCAGACCTTCACGGAGCTGTGTGGCATGCTGAGGCCGGTCCTAGAGCGGCAGACCACCAACATGCGGGCCCCCATCACGGTGGAGAAACAGCTGGCCATTGCCGTCTGGAAGCTGGCGACCCCCGATAGCTACAGGTCAGTGGCTGAGTGCTTTGGTGTCGGCCGCTCCACCGTCTCCAGGATAGTCATGGAGGTTTGCCAGGCCCTTTACGACGTTTATCACCACGTGGTCCACCTGGCCCGCCCCCACGAGGTGATGGAAGGGTTTGCAGCCAAAGGGTTTCCTCACTGCATCGGCGCCATCGACGCGACGCACATCCCTATCATCGCTCCTGCGCACCGAGCGGCAGAGTACATCAACAGCAAAGGCTATTACTCCATGGTCCTGCAAGCCCTCGTGGACCACGAGGGCCGATTCACCGATGTGTATGCCGGGCGGTCCGGGAAGGTCCACGACGCGAGGATCTTCCGCAGCTCTCCCGTTTTCCGTGCTATGAATCAAGGCACGTTCGGTCCCAAGGTTGTTATGGACATGGAGGGTGAGCAAGTGGAGCCGGTGATCCTCGGGGATCCTGCTTACCCTCTCCTGCCGTGGTTAATGACGCCTTACGGCGGCTACTTGGACCCCGGCAAGCAGCGGTTCAACAACACCCTGAACTGCTGCCGGACGGTGGTAGAGTATGCTTTTGACCGTCTCCGGGGCCGTTGGCGATGCCTGCTGTCCCGGCTCGATGTGCGGGAGCGGTATGCGCCCAGGGTCATTGTGGCCTGCTGCATATTGCACAATATCTGTGAGGCCAGAGGGGAACCCCttcaggaggggtgggaagaggtggtGAGATCTGTCTCGAGATCTTACCAGCAGCCAGAGCGACAGCCTGTGTACGTCTCAAATCCCCATGCTCGGGAGATCAGGGACCTTTTCAGTGCGTACTTGCAAAGGAGAGAGCAGGGAAGCTAA
- the LOC143831595 gene encoding uncharacterized protein LOC143831595, with translation MQNNFTPVALMGLPVDEPELICKIEPGEEPWIPSDPKAPRERRILPGNKLGGVTSEPTITPYRQYRGTTWTYPEVIDLLVIWREREIQQELQRSHRNIETFQVVASKMARRGHKRSALECRSKIKTLKRDYRIAKANNSPGKGHLAWLFYDQLDHLLANDTNIPPPDRLPSFSHRGASLGDTTSPCSTEEEPLPEGPKDCSPASQEPFAARTQSPTEISNMTDCCPVLVVKEEAPEETPVTPPMGIAEDGSPGPHLASAPSDKPGSSASTADGAVTPCQSPSPGPERSYAAERLANIRKRKRKNRQDLALEITQAADQRVQAATDRILAALGEYAKADLEDRERDRMDTEQIIALMNRQTELLESLVRRQAEAQALATPTLTRHARLQRLGQPSHPVEPPPLRLAVPRRPVSRARYRR, from the exons ATGCAGAATAACTTCACGCCTGTGGCCTTGATGG GGTTGCCTGTTGATGAACCGGAGCTGATCTGCAAGATTGAGCCAGGGGAAGAGCCGTGGATCCCAAGCGATCCCAAGGCTCCCAGAGAGAGGCGGATCTTGCCTGGAAACAAGTTGG GTGGTGTGACGTCAGAACCCACCATCACTCCCTACAGGCAGTACCGAGGCACTACGTGGACCTACCCGGAAGTCATTGACCTCCTGGTCATCTGGAGGGAGCGGGAGATCCAGCAGGAGCTTCAGCGGAGCCACAGGAATATCGAAACTTTTCAGGTGGTTGCCAGCAAGATGGCCAGGAGGGGCCACAAGCGTTCCGCCTTGGAGTGCCGGtccaaaatcaaaaccttgaagagggactatagaatcgccaaggccAACAACTCCCCCGGCAAAGGGCATTTAGCTTGGCTTTTCTATGATCAGCTGGATCACCTCTTGGCCAATGACACCAACATCCCGCCTCCAGATAGACTGCCTAGTTTCAGTCACCGAGGGGCATCCCTAGGAGACACAACTTCTCCATGCTCCACAGAGGAGGAGCCTCTGCCGGAGGGGCCCAAGGACTGCAGCCCGGCCAGTCAGGAGCCGTTTGCTGCGAGAACTCAGTCGCCCACCGAGATCTCCAATATGACCGATTGCTGTCCTGTCTTGGTTGTCAAGGAAGAAGCCCCTGAGGAAACCCCAGTAACGCCTCCGATGG GCATTGCGGAAGACGGCAGTCCGGGTCCTCACTTGGCCTCTGCTCCTAGTGATAAACCAGGCAGTTCTGCCTCGACGGCAG ATGGGGCCGTGACCCCCTGCCAGAGTCCCTCTCCTGGCCCCGAGAGGTCTTACGCCGCCGAACGACTTGCCAACATCCGGAAACGGAAGCGGAAAAACAGGCAAGACTTGGCCTTGGAAATCACCCAGGCGGCCGACCAGAGGGTGCAAGCGGCCACTGACCGGATCCTTGCCGCCCTCGGGGAATATGCCAAGGCGGACTTGGAGGACCGCGAGAGAGACCGCATGGACACCGAGCAGATCATTGCTCTCATGAATCGGCAGACGGAACTGCTGGAGTCCCTGGTGCGGAGGCAGGCAGAGGCTCAGGCCCTGGCGACTCCCACGCTCACCCGGCATGCCCGGTTACAGCGGCTCGGGCAGCCCAGCCATCCAGTGGAACCTCCTCCCTTGCGGCTGGCTGTTCCCAGGCGGCCCGTTTCCAGGGCGAGGTACCGAAGGTGA